The nucleotide window GGAGAATATCGGGTTCGAAAAAAGCAAGGACGACAATAAATGTCGATTTTTTGACATCTGTCGTCCGCTTATCGACATTCGAACAAAAACCTTGGCATGAACGATTTCCTGCGCAAACGATTCCCCAATGCCGTGCGCCCGTTGCCGCGCGACGTGTTCGCACAGGTCACGCCGTATCGTCACGGCGAGCGTCTGGTGTGGCATCGCCATCGTCACGGTCAGCTCGTGTTTCCGGTAAGAGGCGTCGTGCGCGTGCTGACGTCCGCGGCGATCTGGACCTTGCCCCCTTCGCGCGCCTTGTGGCTGCCCTCGGATGTCGAGCACGAACTGCATGCCGTGGGCGACGGGCAAATGTGCAACGTTTATATCGAGCCGCGAGTGTTCCCGTGGCATACGACCGAGCCGACGGTCATTCTCGTCTCGCCGCTCATCCGCGAGCTGGCTGTCACGGTCGGTCGCGACGGCGACAACTACGGCCCGACGAGCCGCGCGGCGTTGTCGGTACCGCCACTGCTGGGTGTGCTGCGCGAGGCTGACGTCTTGCCCGAGCGCGGCGTGCCGGTGCCGCGCGACATGAGGTTGCAGGCGATTTGCGAGCATTTGATGAATGAGCCGTCCAGCAAGCTGACGCTCGACTTCTGGGGAAAGCAGTTCGGCGTGAGCGCGCGCACGCTGGCGCGTCATTTTCAGGCGGAAACGGGCATGACATTCGTCACGTGGCGCCAGCATCTGCGCGTGTCGGAAGCGATATCGACATTGGCGCTGGGGACGTCGGTCTCCGCGACGGCCGATGCCTTCGGGTACGCCAGCCCGAGCGCCTTCATCGCCATGTTCAAGCAGGTGACCGGGCGCTCACCGCAGCGTTACCTCGACGACGCCTGAGTCGTTCGCGTCGCGCCTGGCGCGCGGAGTCAGCGCGCATAGCTCAGGGGCGTTCCGCCGTCGGGGTTCGGTAACACGCCCATCGGCACACCGTAGATCTGCATCAGCGTTTCGGGCGACATCAGCGTCGCCGGCGTGCCGCTGGCGACCGGCCTGCCCTGTTTGAGCGCGAGCAGCGTGTCGCAAAACCGCGCGGCCATGTTCACGTCGTGCAACACGACGACGACCCCAAGCCCCCGCGAATCGGCGAGTTCCCGAACCAGTCCGAGCACGTCCA belongs to Pandoraea pnomenusa and includes:
- a CDS encoding AraC family transcriptional regulator; this translates as MNDFLRKRFPNAVRPLPRDVFAQVTPYRHGERLVWHRHRHGQLVFPVRGVVRVLTSAAIWTLPPSRALWLPSDVEHELHAVGDGQMCNVYIEPRVFPWHTTEPTVILVSPLIRELAVTVGRDGDNYGPTSRAALSVPPLLGVLREADVLPERGVPVPRDMRLQAICEHLMNEPSSKLTLDFWGKQFGVSARTLARHFQAETGMTFVTWRQHLRVSEAISTLALGTSVSATADAFGYASPSAFIAMFKQVTGRSPQRYLDDA